AAGATGGCGGATCGGCACCTATCCGCACTGTAAAAACCAATAGCGGAAGCAAAAAACAAACTGCCCGCGAAAAAAGGATAGCCATGCTCAGGGATAGCCTGCAGCGAATGATCAACCATAAAAAAATGGATGATGAGCTGAACGGACTGCTGCAAACCGAAGGTACTGTTGATTTTAAAGTGCATGTTGAAGAATATACTGATGAGTTTGGTGTGGTGCATGAACAGCTAACACCCGAAATTGTACGTACACACATTACCCGCCGCATAACGCGCCCTAAAAAACTGCATAAGTATGATACATTGAGGTATGTTTATGTAGATCCGCAATTTGGTAAACAGATGATCTCTGTACCCCGCATTAACCCGCTTTGGGTTCAGGAGCAAGCCCGCAAGCAAAAGGAAAAACAGCTATTGCAGATCAAAAAAATGCTGGAGGTTGATTCGCTTGAGAAAGTGCACCTGGCCAGCAACAAACCTACCGTTATTGAAAACCTTGCCGAAGAGTACAGGAAATCGGGTGAGCCGCTTAACAAGCGCATTAATCCGCTTTGGATTGATTCGTTATTGAGGTTTGAGCTGCATACCCGTGGCATTACGTTGCCATTTAGCTATGAAATAAGTACTGCCAACAGCGATTCGCTCATATTCTCGAACGCCAGTGATAGCGAGGGCGAGAAACCTCCGGTATTTGTTGCGGCCAACACCTATCAAACGCCAATATTTACTAAAGAGGTAATCAATGATCCGGGTAAGATCATGCTATCCTTCCCGCAAAAAAACTCGCTCATTTTGCGCAACATGACAGCATCGATGGCTACCACCGGCGGCCTTACCATGGTGTTGATATTTTGTTTTGGTTATACCATCTTCTCTATCCTGAGACAAAAAAAGATCTCAGAAATGAAGATCGATTTTATCAACAACATGACCCACGAGTTTAAAACGCCGGTATCAACCATTATGATTGCCAGTGAAGCTTTGCGGGATAACGAAATAGCCGAAGATAAAGCCCGCGTTTCCCGCCTGGCTAATATCATTTTTGAAGAAAACGCGCGCCTGGGAAGTCATATTGAAAGGGTACTGAATATTGCCCGTATTGAGCGTAACGATTTTAAACTGGATAAAAAGCCGGTTGATGTAAATGAAATGGTTTCATTGGTGCTTGATAGTATGGAACTTAAGCTGCAAAAGTGCAATGCCAAAACCACGCTGCATCTCGAGGCCGATAATGCTTTCATTATTGCCGACGAACTCCACTTTTCGAACGTGCTATACAACCTGATTGATAATGCCATCAAATACAGTAATGAGGCGCCTGATATTACCATAAGCACTGCCGTTAAAAGCGGGCAGGTTGTTATCAGGGTTGCAGATAAGGGCATAGGAATGAGCCGCGATCAGCAATCAAAAATATTTGAGCAGTTTTATCGCATCCCAACCGGTAACGTGCATAATGTTAAAGGTTTTGGATTGGGGTTAAGCTATGTTAATACGATTGTGAAACGCCTTAACGGCACCATAGGTGTAAAATCTGAAAAAGACAAAGGCTCGGAGTTTGAGTTGAAATTCGCGGTGGCGTAAGCTCCGGACTAAAGAATAAGCATGAAAAAAATACTACTTGTTGAGGATGATGCCAACCTGGGTTTGTTATTGCAGGATTACCTGCAGTTGAAAGGAAAATTTGATGTGGTTTTGTGTAAGGATGGGGAAGAAGGCCTGCGCGCCTTTACCAAACAAGCATATGATTTGCTGATACTGGATGTGATGATGCCCAAAAAAGATGGCTTTACTCTTGGCAAGGATATCCGCAAAATTAACGCCCAGGTGCCTATTATTTTTGCTACAGCCAAAGGTATGATTGAAGATAAAACCCAGGCCTTTAATTTGGGTGGGGACGATTATATCACTAAACCATTCCGTATTGAAGAATTACTTCTCCGGATAAACGCGTTATTGAAGCGCACGGATAATGCGGGAAAAAAAGAAGAGGAAAAGCAAACCTCATTTAACATCGGCAAATACACTTTTGACTATACTTCGCAGATGATCATGATTGCCGATACCCAGCAAAAACTCTCAACCAAAGAAGCCGAATTGTTGCGCCTGCTTTGTATGCGCAAAAACGAAGTGCTTACCCGCGAAGAGGCCCTGCTAAATATCTGGCACGATGATAATTACTTTAACGGCCGCAGTATGGATGTGTTTTTAAGCAAGATCCGCAAATACCTTAAAGATGACCCGAACGTTGAGATCATTAACGTGCATGGCAGGGGTTATAAGCTGTTGATTAATTAACAATTATACAGGACTTGGCTTTTTAGAATACAGGGCACCTACGGAGCCTGCTCGCTATGACAACTCACTACTATAAACACGATACTCCTAACGGAGTTGAAAAAAACGCCGGAGGGCTGACGCATTTAGGTATTACTTTATAAGGTTGTCAAGATCATCCAAGTCTTTGTGTCTTCCAGATGCCTTTTTTGCGCTGATTAAATCGTTTAGATGTATTGTCCTTATTGATAAACCGTCTTCTTCAAAATAGATGGCATTTTCAAAACAGGTATCAAAATCAAGTCCCAATGCTGTAGTCATCACATCAATGGATGTAGGGGGCCTACCATAAGTAAACACTTCAATTTCCGGAGACATGAATTTCTCTTCGGTCATATCAAAAATTGGCATCCCAAATCTGCTAAATGCAAGTTTTAACTTCTTGTAATTCTCAATAGTCCTGTCGATCCAGATATCCATATCACCAGTACTTCTCGAATGTCCGTGTAAAATAACAGAGTAGCCTCCTATCAAAATATATCTCACACCTCCTTCATTCAATTCATGTATGAAGTCCCGAAAATCCTGATTGAAAATATTGCCCATTATTTTTGGCGCTTTCTAATGCTAAACGCTGTCCGATCTAATCGTGGCGGTTCGTTTTCCGGATAATTATAAGCAACGCTGTTTAAATAGTTGGCGATACGTAAACGCTCCTGCCAGGTTAAATCTTTGTAGTAAGTACTATGCTTTGCAGCTTCTTTTGCAGTTTGCGCTTTAAATGCCATTCTGTCTAATCTGTAATTACTCATAAGCCAAATATACCTTATAAAATATAAAGCATGTAACAACTTTGTTAAATCAACATCTCCCCGATTTTAATTTATTATAAATAGGTTTGTTACTGACTGAACTGATCTTATAATTTATTTATTATGAAGTTAAAACTACTTTTTTCGTGTTTTATTGCAGCCGGTATTGCAGTACCGGCATTAGCCCAGGAGCCCGTTGATGCGGCCATGGTGCAAAAGATAAGGGAGGAAGGCCTGAACCATTCAAAGGTAATGGAAACGGCCTTTTACCTTACTGATGTTTCGGGTCCGCGCCTGGCAAACTCGCCGGGTTTAATCCGTGCGCAGAAATGGGCTGTTAACCAGCTTAAAACCTGGGGCATGAGCAATGCCAGGCTGGAAAGCTGGGGCAAATTTGGTAAAGGTTGGGAAGTGCAGAAAAACTACGCCGCCATTACCGTTCCGTATTATCACGCTATTATCGCTATTCCTAAAGCCTGGACACCTGGTACCAATGGCTTAATTAAAGGCGACGTGATGATTTTAAAAGCCGATTCGGCTGTCGAGTTGGAGCAGTATAAAGGCAAGCTGGCCGGTAAAATTGTAATATTTGATACCAAAGCCCCAACCGAACGCACCTGGAAGATTGATGCAGCCCGCTACACCGACGAAGAGCTTGCAGAAATGGCTAATGCCAAAGCTACACCGGCCGGTCCGCGGCGCAATGCTCCTGATCCTAACGCTGCACAAATGGCATCATTCCGTAAGTTACGCGCTTTCAGAACTGCTTTAAGCCAGTTTTTGGTTGACGAAAAAGTAGGCCTGATATTAAGCCAGGGCCGCGGCACTGATGGCACGGTGTTTACAACCAACGGCGCGTCGTACGCTGATACAGCCAAAGCAGTAGCGCCCGAGCTGGAAACCAGCAGCGAAGATTATCAGCGTATATTACGTTTGCTGAAAGGCGGACAGCCGGTACAACTGGAGGCCGAAATTAAAACTCAGTTTATTACTGATGATTTGCAGGGTTACGATGTTGTTGCCGAAATTCCGGGTACGGATAAAAAACTGAAAAACCAGGTGGTAATGATTGGCGGTCACCTTGATTCATGGCATGCGGCAACCGGCGCTACTGATAACGCGGCCGGCAGCGCGGTAATGTTGGAGGCGATGCGTATATTAAAAGCCATCAACTTTAAACCAAAACGCACCATCCGCATAGCCTTATGGAGCTCGGAAGAGCAGGGTTTATTTGGTTCGCGCGGTTACGTAGCCAACCACTTTGGCGATCCAAAAACCATGGAATTAAAACCGGAACAAGCTAAGCTATCGGCCTATTATAACTTAGATAACGGCACCGGTAAAATCCGCGGCGTTTATTTGCAGGGCGATTCGGCTGCCGCGCCTATTTTCAAGGCATGGTTAGAGCCCTTTAAAGATTTAGGCGCTACCACGCTTACCATCCGAAATACAGGTGGCACGGATCACCTGTCGTTTGATGCGGTTGGCATTCCAGGCTTCCAGTTTATACAGGATGCAATTGACTATGGTACCCGTACCCACCATAGTAACCAGGATACTTATGACAGGTTGATAGAAGATGATTTGAAACAGGCTGCTACCATCGTAGCTTCATTTGTATATCATACTTCGCAACGCGCCGAGATGATTCCGCGTAAAGAATTGCCGAAACCTCAACCGGCAAGGTAATATAAAAATTGACAAACACGTGTCATTATAAGGAACGAAGCAATCCCCGATTAGCAGGTTCGACCTGTATAGTTTGGGATTGCTTCGTTCCTCGCAATGACGTTTTTGTTATTAAATCTATTGCTTTATCCGCTGGTCGAAAATAAACGGTACCGACCGGATTAGTTTGATCTCCCCAAAATCTTCATGTTTAGGGTTAAGCAGGTAGTTAAATTCTTCTTCAATAATTGATGATGGCACGGCCAAAATAGCCGTTTTTCTTTCCCTGATCCAATTTTCGCCTATCAATTGAGTATAACGCATTTGGTTAAAATCGCTCCAATCAACACGGAGATCATCTAATTTAAGGGTAGTTATTTTAAGTTTATCCGGCGCCTCAATAGTCATTACATTAAAAGCCGCAATAAGCCCCAGCTGGTTACGGTGCACCACGTTTTCAAGGCAGGCTAACGACCGGCTTGATGCCGTATAGATCATATCCACTTCGTTCGGGTTCCAACGTGCGGCCCTGCCCGATGCTATCAGCTTATCCGCGTATTTGGCAAGCGCTATCCTGTATATCAGCATGTTTTAAGCCAGATCGCCGTATTTTATGCGGGTGAGCTCCTCGTCAATAAACTGAATTCCGGTAATCGTATCCATCAAATTAAAAGGTACACGATTGCCGAGCCCATAAGCAGGCGCATGCAGCCATTGCTGAAAAGCCTGTGCCGAACCAAATACCTCAATACCGCTATCAAACAAAGCGAATGATTTAAGCAGTTTTTCGCTTAATGAGGCATCAAGCTTTAACTGGCGGCTAACGTGGTTTTGAATGGTTTTTACCGTGGTTTTAAAAGTTTCCTGAAATTCATCCTGCGTAAAACCCGAAAGTGCCAGAAAATCAAGAGCGCTTTTAGCTTCAAGTCCTTTTTTTGATCTGTCGAGCAGGCCGATATCATCATTGTACCGGGGTATGGTGATGTAAGGTTCCTGAAAGTCATTTACATAACTTACCATAGGCTCAATATTGTATTGATTGGGTTTTGGTGTTTTGCCGGTGGTTGATTTACGCTTTTCCATGACTTTAAAAGTTTATCCAATACAAATATGGAAATTTTTCTATGAATTAAAGAATATTTTCCAGCTTATTTTAAATCGATCCGTTGGTGCTGATAGGGGATTTCTACATGCTGAAATCCTTTCTGCTTAAGCTTGCCGGCAAAATGATGCTGCACCTCATATTCGCCATGGACAAGAAACACGGTTTTTACCAAAGCCGGATCCTGGCAGGATACAAAATGCAGTAAGTCGTCGTAATCGCCATGGGCACTCATCGATCTGATCGAACGTACTTCGGCCTTAACCTCGTATTGTTCACCAAAAATGTGTACTTCATGATCGCCACGCAGCAGGCGGCCGCCCAACGAGTTTGGTTCGGCATAGCCAACCATTAAAATGGTGTTTTTTTGGTTGTTGATATTGTTTTTAATATGATGTTTTACCCGCCCGGCCTCGGCCATGCCCGATGAAGCTATAATAACGCATGGGCGCGGATCATCGTTTAACGCTTTTGATTCTTCTACGCTTTCAATAAACCTTAGCCCTTTAAACCCAAACGGGTTGGCATCCGTCTTTAAAACATCCTGTACTTGTTTATTATATACCTCGGGGTGATTCATCAGTATCTGGGTAGCTTTTTCAGATAACGGACTATCTACATAATAATGAACATCAGGTAAAATACCCTTCAATTCCAACCCATTTAAGGCGTATAAAAGCTCTTGTGTACGTCCAACGGCGAAAGCGGGAATGATCACCTTTCCTTTTTTAACCTCGCAGGTTTGTTTAATAATATCGAGCAGCGCATCTTCAATCGGTCCGAGTTCTTTGTGAAGCGAGTCGCCGTATGTTGATTCGAGCAAAATGTAATCGGCCTGTTCAAAAGGTTCGGGGCTTTTCAATAACAGATCGCCGTAGCGCCCCACATCACCGCTAAATGAAATGCGGGAGCTTTTAACATCCTCCAAAATATTGAGATGCACCGCTGCACTGCCCAAAATATGCCCGGCATCGGTAAAGCTGAATTTTACATTTTCGTTTATCACATATTCTTCACCATATTCTACAATTTTAAACAGGTGCAGGGCTTCCATCACGTCCTCGTCGGTATATAGCGGACTAAGCAGTGGCTGGCCTTTACGGGCACGGTGTTTATTGTCATATTCAATATCCTGCATCTGGATCTTAGCCGAATCAAGTAGCAGGATACGGGCCAGGTCCATTGTGGCCGGGGTGCAGTAAATATTGCCTTCAAAACCCTCGGCAACCAGCCGCGGAATAAGTCCGCAATGATCAATGTGTGCGTGTGAAAGGATCAGGTGATCAACCTTTTTTGGGTTAAAACCAAAATGCTCGTTCATTTCTTCGGTTTGTTCGCCCAGGCCCTGAAACATGCCGCAATCAAGTAAAATGCCGGTGCCGTCATTAAGCCTAACTAAATGCTTGCTGCCGGTTACGTTACGGGCAGCGCCATGAAAAGTTATATTCATTTATAAATGGTATATGAAGTATCACAACGAAGATGGCAATTAAAAGTTTATCAAACTAAAAACTAAAAATTTAGTTGTTAATTTGAAATACATCATCTACCTTAGATAAACCGATCAGTTAAATTAATACACGAGGTATTAATATTAAAAGTACACACATGGAAATTAAAGAGTTAACCCGCGCCGAAGAGCAGCTTATGCAGGTGCTTTGGCAATTAAAAAAAGGGTATGTTAAAGACGTTATCGACCAGTTGCCCGAGCCCAAGCCCGCCTACAATACCGTATCAACCATAATCCGGATTTTGGAAACCAAGGGTTTTGTGGGGCATACGGCCTACGGCAAAAGTCACGAGTATCACCCGGTTATCAGCAAAGAGCAGTACCAGAATTTTGCAGCCGATAAATTGTTAAACGGCTATTTTGATAACTCGGTTAACCGCATGTTTTCATTTTTTGTGAAGAAGGAAAAAATCGACCTGAACGAGGCCGATGAGATCATGAAACTGATTGAAAAACTAAAAGAAAAATAATTATGAGCTGGTGGCAATATCTGTTGTTGGTAAACATATACCTGTTGCTGTTTTACGGGTTTTATATGCTGTTGTTGCGGAAGGAAACTTTTTTTCAGCTTAACAGGCTTTACCTGGTAAGTGCCGCCGTTCTGTCGTTCATGATCCCTGTTATCCAGGCTAACTGGGTGCAAAACCTGTTTATCACTCAACAGGTAAAATATACTTTGTATAACAGCCCCGTGTTGGTTTATCACTTTAAGCCGATTGAAGAATCGCCGGTGAGCATTGGGCAGATATTGTTTATTATTTATGTTGCTGGGATCCTGTTTTTATCGGGCAGGCTAATCTGGCAGCTTATCAGGCTAAAAAAAGTGATCAGCCAGCCCGAGCCTCCTGTATCTTACTCCTTTTTTAAAACGGTGAAACTTAATGCCGATGATGAAGAACATGCCGCCATCAGCACCCACGAGGAGGTGCACGCCCGTCAATGGCACTCGGCCGATGTGCTTTTGGTTGAGTTGGTGATGATTATCAACTGGTTTAACCCGGTGGTTTATTTTTACCGCATGGCCATTAAACATATCCATGAGTTTATTGCCGACAGGCAGGCCATTAAAGCAGGCACCAATAAGGCCGATTACGCCATGCTGCTTTTAAGCCAAACGTTCCATACGCCAACACATGATTTGGTTAACCCGTTTTTTAACAAAAGTATGCTGAAGGCAAGGATTATAATGTTGCAGAAAAACAATTCGCAGCGCATTAAACTGATCAAATACGGGCTTTCGGCACCTTTGTTTATTTTGATGATGATTTTATCATCGGCTACTATTAATAATAGTGATGCTATTACGGTGATCAATACCAAAGCCGATAAAGTTTTTGCTACCCCGGCCAGTAAGGTAACCGAAATAACAATTGATGAACCACTTCCTGCTATTGAGGATAACCAGGTTACCCCTGCTGATACTACGGAGGTGTTCACTGCTGTTGAGAACGTGCCTGAGTTTCCGGGCGGGATTGAAGCCTTTGGCAAATTTTTAGGCTCAAACATCAGGTACCCTGCAACCGCCCGCGAACAAAAGATCCAGGGCCGGGTGATCATCACTTTTATTGTTGAAAAAAACGGCGCTCTGTCAAACGAGAAAATTGTAAGGGGTATTACCGATGATTTGAATAACGAAGCGCTGCGTGTTATAGCGTTATCACCAAAATGGAAACCGGGTATACAAAACGGGAGGCCGGTTAGGGTGCAATATTCTGTACCTATCAATTTTTCGCTGGCCCCGGATGATGTAGCTACAATTGATACGGTGCCGGGCATTAAAGGAAAAATTACATCTGATCCTGTTTTTACCTCTGTAGAACAGGTGCCGGAGTTTCCGGGTGGTATAGAAGCCTTCGGCAAGTTTTTGGCAATCAATCTTAAGTATCCCAAAGCCGCTCGCGATAACAACGTGCAGGGCCGGGTAATTATTACTTTTATAGTTGAAAAGGACGGCTCGTTAACTGATATGAAGGTTGTTAGAGGAATTGGTTCCGGCTGCGATGAAGAAGCGGTGCGGGTGCTGAAACTTTCGCCTGCCTGGAAATGCGGCACACAAAACGGACATCCAGTTAAAGTGCAGTACAGCGTGCCGATAAGTTTTAAGCTGGCCGATGATCAAAAAGAAAAAGCCGGAGAAAATAAAACCGGCGCGGTTGAAACAGGTAACCCCGTCTCGTCATTTTCTACACAGGTGCGCCGGGATACAACCAAATCAACCGTTATACTCAGAGATGTTAACGGACCTGTGCAACCGTTGTATATTGTTGACGGAAAAGTGCAAAATAGCCGCTTTGTTTTAAACTCGCTTAATCCATCTGATATCGAAAGCATCAGCGTGTTAAAGGATAAAACGGGAGTTGCAATTTACGGCGAGAAAGCCGCGAATGGCGTAGTATTGATTGTTACCAAGGCTGCTGCTAAAAAGAAAGCTGCCCGGAAAAATGACTAAGAATCAACTCATTTAAATTGTAAACAGGATAACAGAGCAACTGGCACTTCTTTTAATGCGTAAATAAAAACTTCGGTAAAACTGCTAAATTAGCCGCATGAAAGGTAACGACCGGTTATACCCCTCCATTTTTCACACGCGCTACATAGTCCTTTCGCAACTGAGGGATAAAACAATCGAAATAATAAAGCAGCTCACCGCAGATAATAAAACGCTTTTACTGGCCGATTTTGGCTGCGGCGACATGCCCTACCGCGAACTCATTGATCCGCTGGTGGGTAAATACCTGGGTATCGACCTGGAAATGAACCCCAAAGCCGAGCACCATATAGGCTTTGACAGTAAAACAACATTGCCCGATAATTATTGTGATATTGTATTAAGCAACCAGGTACTGGAGCATGTTGATACGCCCTCAGGCTATCTTCAGGAAGCTTTGCGTATTTTAAAACCCGGCGGAACGGCTATCATCACCACCCATGGCCATTGGTTTTATCACCCAACACCTAACGACTACTGGCGTTGGACAAGCGCAGGTTTACGTAAAACCATCGAGGCTGAAAATTTTAAGATCAGCATGTTTTATGGCATTTTAGGTTTATCTGCAAGTGGTTTGCAATTGTTTCAGGATGGTATTGCCGTTAAACTGCCTAAATTTTTAATTCCGCCTTTTGCGCTGGTAATGCAGGCCATGATAGGGTTATTTAATAAAATAAATACCCAGGCGCAACGTGACCGCGACGGTGCTATCTATGTAATAGTTGCCCAAAAGCCCCTTTAATATTATTTATTAACTTTGTACCTGCAAAGCATAGCTTTATATACTCTGTATCTGTAATGACTGAAAATCCGAACCGCGAAAATGTAGTGTCTTATTATGATGAGCACGTTAAAAACAAGCTTAATGATTACATTGTAGTAAACCCGCGTATTGAATATGGATGGGAAACCATTAAGCGTTTTACGCCTTCAAAACCGGCGCGCATTTTAGAGGTAGGCTGCGGAATGGGTAATATCTGCTCGCGCATGCGTAAGTATTGGCCGGATGCTGTTATTACAGGCATCGATATAAGCACCATGTCTATCCAGATAGCCCAAAAGCTTTTTGGCGATAGTAAACTGAATTTTAAGGAAAGCATCCTTACCCCCGATACTTTTAACGAACAGTTTGATCTCATCATATTTATGGATGTGTATGAGCATATTGCAGTTACCGACAGGCCTGCTGTTCATGCGGCATTGGCCAAAATATTACGCGATAAGGGGCGGATTATTTTAACCGTGCCAACCCCGGCAAACCTCAAATGGTCGTTAGTTAACAAGCCCGAAACTATGCAGCCTGTTGATGAGCATATCTCATTTGATGTGATTGGTAAGCTGGCGGCAGATACCGGCACCGAGGTTATTTTGTACGAACTGAAAAATGTATGGAATGTTGGCGACTATGCCCATATCGTACTGGAAAAAAACAGCGATTTTGAAGCCGCTTTCTTTCATCCCAAACCGGTAACCGCATCGCAGCGCAGCCGCAGGATCTTTAATAAGGCCATATACAAATTAGGCAGTTTCTTCCGCAGGGGATTTGTTCGTAAAAAGTTAGGCTGATATGGATCAGGCATATAACTTATGTATCATCAAGCCCAATAAATCTGCATTTTCCGAAACCTTTATACAAATGCATATCTACCGCCTTGGCGGTAACAAAAAGGTGCTTTATGGCGGCGCTTTCCCGGTTTATGATCATGAAGATAAAACCCTGATCCGTTCAAAACTGGGTTTGCTGCTTTATCTTATCCAAAAAAGAGTTTTTAGGCAAAAAAAAATCGGCATCCGTACACGTGCATTAAAAAATTATCTCACAGAAAATAAAATAGACGCTGTATTTGCCGAGTACGGAATGGTGGGGGCATCTGTTACCGAGGCCTGCAAACTTGCCGGGGTACCTTTAGTGATCCATTTTCACGGCGCTGATGTATTTCATCGTGATACGGTTGCCGCTTATGCCGATTTGTACCAGGGTGCTTTTAAATACGCAAGCGCATTTATAGCAGTATCGGGCGAAATGGCCGAAACGCTCAAGCAAATGGGGGCACCGGCAGATAAAGTGTATACTGCATCATGCGGAGTTGATACATCGGCTTTTCCCTTGCTTGATATTTCGGCTTCGGCACGTGATTTTTTGTTTGTGGGGCGTTTTGTCGAAAAGAAATCTCCTCAATCATTGGTCCGTGCATTCAAAATCGTTCACGAAAAATATCCCGATGCCGGACTGTGGATGGCCGGTACAGGACCGTTGTTTGATGAAACTAAAAATCTAATAATCCAACTGGATCTTCAGGGTGCCATTACCCTAACCGGTGTGCTGAAATCTGATGAAATAAGAGCTTTAATGGCTAAGATGCGGGCTTTTGTGCAACACTCGGTAACCGCCGCCAATGGCGATAAGGAAGGTACGCCGGTAACCGTGCTCGAAGCTTCATCTTCGGGTTTGCCTGTAGTTTCAACCCGCCACTCCGGCATTAAGGAAGCTGTTGTTGATGGCGAAACCGGTTTTTTGGTTGATGAATATGATATTGAAGGCATGGCCAAAAAAATGATGATATTAGCCGATGATACGCACCTGGCGGCAAAAATGGGT
The sequence above is a segment of the Mucilaginibacter celer genome. Coding sequences within it:
- a CDS encoding M56 family metallopeptidase, translating into MSWWQYLLLVNIYLLLFYGFYMLLLRKETFFQLNRLYLVSAAVLSFMIPVIQANWVQNLFITQQVKYTLYNSPVLVYHFKPIEESPVSIGQILFIIYVAGILFLSGRLIWQLIRLKKVISQPEPPVSYSFFKTVKLNADDEEHAAISTHEEVHARQWHSADVLLVELVMIINWFNPVVYFYRMAIKHIHEFIADRQAIKAGTNKADYAMLLLSQTFHTPTHDLVNPFFNKSMLKARIIMLQKNNSQRIKLIKYGLSAPLFILMMILSSATINNSDAITVINTKADKVFATPASKVTEITIDEPLPAIEDNQVTPADTTEVFTAVENVPEFPGGIEAFGKFLGSNIRYPATAREQKIQGRVIITFIVEKNGALSNEKIVRGITDDLNNEALRVIALSPKWKPGIQNGRPVRVQYSVPINFSLAPDDVATIDTVPGIKGKITSDPVFTSVEQVPEFPGGIEAFGKFLAINLKYPKAARDNNVQGRVIITFIVEKDGSLTDMKVVRGIGSGCDEEAVRVLKLSPAWKCGTQNGHPVKVQYSVPISFKLADDQKEKAGENKTGAVETGNPVSSFSTQVRRDTTKSTVILRDVNGPVQPLYIVDGKVQNSRFVLNSLNPSDIESISVLKDKTGVAIYGEKAANGVVLIVTKAAAKKKAARKND
- a CDS encoding class I SAM-dependent methyltransferase; translation: MKGNDRLYPSIFHTRYIVLSQLRDKTIEIIKQLTADNKTLLLADFGCGDMPYRELIDPLVGKYLGIDLEMNPKAEHHIGFDSKTTLPDNYCDIVLSNQVLEHVDTPSGYLQEALRILKPGGTAIITTHGHWFYHPTPNDYWRWTSAGLRKTIEAENFKISMFYGILGLSASGLQLFQDGIAVKLPKFLIPPFALVMQAMIGLFNKINTQAQRDRDGAIYVIVAQKPL
- a CDS encoding class I SAM-dependent methyltransferase, giving the protein MTENPNRENVVSYYDEHVKNKLNDYIVVNPRIEYGWETIKRFTPSKPARILEVGCGMGNICSRMRKYWPDAVITGIDISTMSIQIAQKLFGDSKLNFKESILTPDTFNEQFDLIIFMDVYEHIAVTDRPAVHAALAKILRDKGRIILTVPTPANLKWSLVNKPETMQPVDEHISFDVIGKLAADTGTEVILYELKNVWNVGDYAHIVLEKNSDFEAAFFHPKPVTASQRSRRIFNKAIYKLGSFFRRGFVRKKLG
- a CDS encoding glycosyltransferase; the encoded protein is MDQAYNLCIIKPNKSAFSETFIQMHIYRLGGNKKVLYGGAFPVYDHEDKTLIRSKLGLLLYLIQKRVFRQKKIGIRTRALKNYLTENKIDAVFAEYGMVGASVTEACKLAGVPLVIHFHGADVFHRDTVAAYADLYQGAFKYASAFIAVSGEMAETLKQMGAPADKVYTASCGVDTSAFPLLDISASARDFLFVGRFVEKKSPQSLVRAFKIVHEKYPDAGLWMAGTGPLFDETKNLIIQLDLQGAITLTGVLKSDEIRALMAKMRAFVQHSVTAANGDKEGTPVTVLEASSSGLPVVSTRHSGIKEAVVDGETGFLVDEYDIEGMAKKMMILADDTHLAAKMGNAARWHMINNYDINLRINLLDRIIQNSISK